The Lycium barbarum isolate Lr01 chromosome 9, ASM1917538v2, whole genome shotgun sequence genome has a segment encoding these proteins:
- the LOC132608743 gene encoding ACT domain-containing protein ACR8-like produces the protein MKFNTENMDMEWPVFLDEYEKLVFRMTTPRVMIDNASCSNATLVMIDTARKHGILLEAVQVLTDLNLSIKKAYVSCDGRWFMDVFHVTDLDGNKLTDKKVISYIEQSLETIHCASSKSYNGLTALELTGTDRIGLLSEVFAVLSDLQCNVVEAKMWTHNGRIASRIYIKESHSGSPIEDSQKIDRIKARLKNVLKGDNDIRSAKTSVSLAVTHTERRLHQMMFADRDYERKPVIRTSDDTPIVSVLNCLEKGYSVVNIQCKDRTKLLFDVVCTLTDMQYVVFHATIDSAGDRAYLEFFIRHTDGTPISSDAEKQRVILCLQAAIERRASEGVRLELCTGDKQGLLADVTRTFRENGLNVTRAEISTTGDSALNIFYITDARGNPADSVIIESVREQIGWSDLKVKELPLINHQKVDRDEPAVGVGGAMLVSLGSIFRRNLYNLGLIKSFS, from the exons ATGAAATTCAACACAGAAAATATGGATATGGAGTGGCCTGTTTTTTTGGATGAATATGAAAAGCTTGTTTTTCGAATGACTACTCCAAG GGTTATGATCGACAATGCCAGTTGTTCAAACGCCACCCTTGTTATG ATTGATACTGCAAGGAAACATGGAATTCTTCTTGAAGCAGTTCAAGTTCTCACGGATCTGAACCTTTCGATCAAGAAAGCTTACGTCTCCTGCGATGGTCGATGGTTTATGGATG TTTTTCATGTTACTGACTTGGATGGAAACAAGTTAACAGACAAAAAAGTCATCAGTTACATCgaacag TCACTTGAGACAATTCACTGCGCAAGTTCAAAGAGCTACAATGGCTTGACAGCTCTGGAACTAACTGGGACGGATCGAATTGGCCTTTTATCGGAGGTCTTTGCCGTACTATCAGATTTACAATGCAACGTAGTTGAAGCTAAAATGTGGACTCATAATGGTCGTATTGCCTCCCGGATATACATAAAGGAAAGCCACTCGGGGTCCCCAATTGAGGACTCACAGAAGATTGACAGAATTAAAGCGCGTTTAAAGAACGTGCTTAAGGGGGATAACGATATTCGAAGTGCTAAAACATCTGTGTCTTTAGCTGTCACGCATACAGAAAGAAGACTTCACCAAATGATGTTTGCAGACCGGGATTATGAAAGAAAGCCAGTGATTAGGACTAGTGACGATACCCCAATAGTATCGGTATTAAACTGTTTGGAAAAGGGTTATTCTGTAGTAAATATTCAGTGCAAAGATCGAACTAAGCTTCTGTTTGATGTCGTTTGCACGTTAACAGACATGCAGTATGTTGTGTTCCATGCCACAATTGATTCTGCTGGGGACAGGGCATACTTG GAATTCTTCATTAGGCATACAGATGGAACCCCGATTAGTTCAGACGCTGAAAAGCAACGTGTGATTCTATGTCTACAAGCTGCAATCGAAAGAAGAGCATCTGAG GGGGTGAGGCTGGAACTATGCACAGGAGATAAACAAGGATTATTAGCCGATGTAACGAGAACATTCCGGGAGAACGGCCTAAACGTGACAAGGGCTGAGATATCAACCACAGGGGATTCAGCTCTAAATATATTTTACATAACAGATGCAAGGGGAAATCCAGCCGATTCAGTGATCATTGAGTCTGTTAGGGAACAAATCGGATGGAGTGACTTGAAAGTGAAGGAATTGCCATTGATCAATCATCAAAAGGTTGATAGAGATGAGCCCGCAGTGGGTGTAGGCGGGGCCATGTTGGTGTCACTTGGTAGCATATTTAGAAGGAATCTCTACAACTTGGGGTTGATCAAGTCATTTTCTTGA